Proteins found in one Triticum aestivum cultivar Chinese Spring chromosome 4D, IWGSC CS RefSeq v2.1, whole genome shotgun sequence genomic segment:
- the LOC123095560 gene encoding protein SOSEKI 3 isoform X2 has translation MCPMCAATTPNNYSSPYLFHSFLPNTPPPTRQAAGSRQGLIYKRAWSLLNPELAREDQAQQYLIVSDNLSRSSSRRRLYTQPYMSLEDPRSAMEGRARRRASPSGMRTKAVRVEPEPQPTRRHQPGTRVAVVYYLCRNHHLEHPHFMEVPLASPQGLYLRDVIGRLDALRGKGMAAKYSWSCKRSYKTGFVWHDLSADDLLLPTQGTEYVLKGSELPFDHSKPLPMPDHQQNNAVCAKVQPCKPARQQDSPPSPGSSNQGWTSKSPSPTPTTYPAVPVIKEEVPPPPPSPRPPTATTRAAVVPAMKDVAVPPRLPQLVSPSTPSASTIGDEEQCRIPPHSGSSSNSSPKTSMASSDTSSPSPPKPAAAGSDAATQTDDKARWDDVKLQHRQGTARASSSSSLEGPEIVVDEEESRCSRAPAGEDQPRSRRSGTLQSLIRAEAAGRRRCLPLPVEDDRAAAATGGSVSGRLKPANLLMRLMACGPSHPGGFGLVQTSSSYKPCFPQLEYPSSPELSPLGALKPAENCSGRLLDGALKRSSSSSRSHQEGVTCEEEEAWPKGFNNNLPKRTSDPPSGRTASCSKAVSFRDE, from the exons ATGTGCCCCATGTGCGCAGCAACTACACCAAACAACTACTCGTCCCCGTATCTCTTTCATTCTTTCTTACCCAACACTCCTCCTCCTACCAGGCAGGCAGCAGGCAGCAGGCAGGGCCTCATATACAAAAGGGCTTGGTCTCTTCTCAACCCAGAGCTAGCCAGGGAAGACCAAGCACAGCAATACCTGATAGTGAGTGATAATCTTTCCagaagcagcagcagaagaag ACTGTACACACAACCATACATGTCGTTGGAGGATCCACGGAGCGCGAtggaggggagggcgaggaggcgCGCCAGCCCGTCCGGGATGCGCACCAAGGCAGTCAGGGTGGAGCCGGAGCCACAACCCACCAGGAGGCACCAGCCAGGGACGAGGGTGGCGGTGGTCTACTACCTGTGCCGGAACCACCACCTGGAGCACCCGCACTTCATGGAGGTGCCACTCGCCTCCCCACAAGGCCTCTACCTGCGAG ATGTGATTGGCCGGCTGGACGCCCTGAGAGGGAAGGGCATGGCCGCCAAGTATTCCTGGTCCTGCAAGAG GAGCTACAAGACTGGATTCGTGTGGCACGACCTTTCCGCGGATGATCTGCTGCTGCCCACGCAAGGAACAGAGTACGTCCTCAAGGGCTCCGAGCTCCCATTCGACCACTCAAAGCCTCTGCCAATGCCGG ATCATCAGCAGAACAATGCAGTATGTGCAAAGGTTCAGCCCTGCAAGCCGGCTCGACAACAAGACTCGCCTCCTTCTCCTGGATCGTCAAACCAAGGGTGGACTTCCAAGTCTCCGTCTCCTACTCCTACAACTTACCCTGCAGTTCCAGTCATCAAAGAGGAAgtaccaccgccgccgccgtcaccacgGCCACCAACAGCAACAACTCGTGCTGCTGTTGTTCCAGCCATGAAAGATGTCGCAGTGCCACCGCGACTTCCCCAGCTGGTCTCGCCGTCCACACCGTCTGCCTCCACCATTGGGGACGAAGAGCAATGCAGAATACCACCGCATTCAGGCTCCTCGAGCAACTCGTCGCCCAAGACAAGCATGGCTTCCTCAGACACAAGCTCACCCAGCCCCCCCAAACCCGCAGCGGCAGGGAGCGACGCGGCCACACAGACGGATGATAAAGCGCGGTGGGACGACGTGAAGCTGCAACACAGACAGGGAACagcaagagcatcatcatcatcatcgctggaAGGGCCAGAGATCGTCGTGGACGAGGAAGAATCCCGTTGCTCGCGTGCGCCGGCAGGGGAGGACCAGCCTCGCAGCAGGAGGAGCGGGACCCTGCAGTCTCTGATACGGGCGGAGGCGGCCGGCAGGAGGAGGTGCCTTCCTCTGCCGGTGGAGGACGACAGGGCTGCTGCTGCCACGGGCGGCTCCGTCAGCGGCAGGCTGAAGCCGGCCAACCTGCTGATGCGCCTCATGGCCTGCGGGCCGAGCCACCCCGGCGGCTTCGGCTTGGTGCAGACCTCGTCGTCGTACAAGCCGTGTTTCCCGCAGCTCGAGTACCCGTCGTCTCCGGAGCTGTCTCCTCTCGGCGCGCTCAAGCCTGCAGAAAATTGCAGCGGGCGCCTGCTCGACGGCGCACTTAAACGCTCTTCTTCTTCGTCGCGCAGTCACCAGGAAGG AGTTACTTGCGAAGAAGAAGAAGCGTGGCCGAAGGGGTTTAACAACAACCTGCCGAAGAGGACGAGCGATCCGCCGTCGGGGAGGACGGCCTCTTGTTCAAAGGCGGTGTCGTTCCGGGACGAGTAG
- the LOC123095559 gene encoding ATG8-interacting protein 2 yields MADSGGSDWEVVSLTASTYAAAPGPISPIHDTADKAESPLLLLPNPPAPPAHFFMSQHFNLPPLFGTHLENNSGGQELESDPAMADGDADHLNMPICPENYRDSGRDDLQVEGGGGEELQRTTMLCSLADATAGADAAADATAATLPAPAPAATQTVAAPSGGVVPRKSCNAAQAQAQAQAQAQAWWEKTFSFPRQGGNGNGNGGTQPLLAFRFVFVAGKLQLQEQDHLSTVPEFVGVHGQTQKISCVVTEPLGQVKGSMLGGGSPVAQQG; encoded by the exons ATGGCGGACAGCGGCGGCAGCGACTGGGAGGTGGTGTCGCTCACGGCCTCCACCTACGCCGCCGCCCCAGGACCAATCTCGCCCATCCACGACACCGCTGACAAAGCAGAGtcgcctcttcttctcctcccaaaTCCTCCCGCTCCCCCTGCACATTTCTTCATGTCCCAGCACTTCAATCTGCCACCGCTTTTCGGTACCCATCTTGAGAATAATAGCGGAGGCCAAGAATTAGAATCCGAccctgccatggcggacggcgatgCCGACCATCTCAACATGCCCATCTGCCCAGAAAACTACCGCGACAGCGGGAGGGATGATCTGcaggtggaaggaggaggaggagaggaactgCAGCGAACCACCATGCTCTGCTCCCTTGCTGACGCTACtgcaggtgcagatgctgctgctgatgCCACTGCTGCTACCCTGCCTGCTCCTGCTCCTGCCGCCACGCAGACGGTGGCTGCTCCTTCCGGCGGAGTCGTCCCTCGCAAAAGTTGCAATGCCGCtcaggctcaggctcaggctcaggctcaggctcaggCGTGGTGGGAGAAGACCTTCTCCTTCCCGCGTCAAGgtgggaatgggaatgggaatggcgGCACACAGCCCCTCCTCGCCTTCCGCTTCGTCTTCGTCGCCGGCAAACTGCAGCTTCAGGAACAAGACCACCTCAGCACTGTCCCTGAATTCGTCGGCGTCCACGGCCAAACCCAG AAGATAAGCTGCGTGGTGACTGAGCCACTTGGTCAGGTGAAAGGCAGCATGCTTGGTGGAGGAAGCCCTGTTGCTCAGCAGGGGTAA
- the LOC123095560 gene encoding protein SOSEKI 3 isoform X1, producing the protein MCPMCAATTPNNYSSPYLFHSFLPNTPPPTRQAAGSRQGLIYKRAWSLLNPELAREDQAQQYLIVSDNLSRSSSRRRLIRLYTQPYMSLEDPRSAMEGRARRRASPSGMRTKAVRVEPEPQPTRRHQPGTRVAVVYYLCRNHHLEHPHFMEVPLASPQGLYLRDVIGRLDALRGKGMAAKYSWSCKRSYKTGFVWHDLSADDLLLPTQGTEYVLKGSELPFDHSKPLPMPDHQQNNAVCAKVQPCKPARQQDSPPSPGSSNQGWTSKSPSPTPTTYPAVPVIKEEVPPPPPSPRPPTATTRAAVVPAMKDVAVPPRLPQLVSPSTPSASTIGDEEQCRIPPHSGSSSNSSPKTSMASSDTSSPSPPKPAAAGSDAATQTDDKARWDDVKLQHRQGTARASSSSSLEGPEIVVDEEESRCSRAPAGEDQPRSRRSGTLQSLIRAEAAGRRRCLPLPVEDDRAAAATGGSVSGRLKPANLLMRLMACGPSHPGGFGLVQTSSSYKPCFPQLEYPSSPELSPLGALKPAENCSGRLLDGALKRSSSSSRSHQEGVTCEEEEAWPKGFNNNLPKRTSDPPSGRTASCSKAVSFRDE; encoded by the exons ATGTGCCCCATGTGCGCAGCAACTACACCAAACAACTACTCGTCCCCGTATCTCTTTCATTCTTTCTTACCCAACACTCCTCCTCCTACCAGGCAGGCAGCAGGCAGCAGGCAGGGCCTCATATACAAAAGGGCTTGGTCTCTTCTCAACCCAGAGCTAGCCAGGGAAGACCAAGCACAGCAATACCTGATAGTGAGTGATAATCTTTCCagaagcagcagcagaagaag GTTGATCAGACTGTACACACAACCATACATGTCGTTGGAGGATCCACGGAGCGCGAtggaggggagggcgaggaggcgCGCCAGCCCGTCCGGGATGCGCACCAAGGCAGTCAGGGTGGAGCCGGAGCCACAACCCACCAGGAGGCACCAGCCAGGGACGAGGGTGGCGGTGGTCTACTACCTGTGCCGGAACCACCACCTGGAGCACCCGCACTTCATGGAGGTGCCACTCGCCTCCCCACAAGGCCTCTACCTGCGAG ATGTGATTGGCCGGCTGGACGCCCTGAGAGGGAAGGGCATGGCCGCCAAGTATTCCTGGTCCTGCAAGAG GAGCTACAAGACTGGATTCGTGTGGCACGACCTTTCCGCGGATGATCTGCTGCTGCCCACGCAAGGAACAGAGTACGTCCTCAAGGGCTCCGAGCTCCCATTCGACCACTCAAAGCCTCTGCCAATGCCGG ATCATCAGCAGAACAATGCAGTATGTGCAAAGGTTCAGCCCTGCAAGCCGGCTCGACAACAAGACTCGCCTCCTTCTCCTGGATCGTCAAACCAAGGGTGGACTTCCAAGTCTCCGTCTCCTACTCCTACAACTTACCCTGCAGTTCCAGTCATCAAAGAGGAAgtaccaccgccgccgccgtcaccacgGCCACCAACAGCAACAACTCGTGCTGCTGTTGTTCCAGCCATGAAAGATGTCGCAGTGCCACCGCGACTTCCCCAGCTGGTCTCGCCGTCCACACCGTCTGCCTCCACCATTGGGGACGAAGAGCAATGCAGAATACCACCGCATTCAGGCTCCTCGAGCAACTCGTCGCCCAAGACAAGCATGGCTTCCTCAGACACAAGCTCACCCAGCCCCCCCAAACCCGCAGCGGCAGGGAGCGACGCGGCCACACAGACGGATGATAAAGCGCGGTGGGACGACGTGAAGCTGCAACACAGACAGGGAACagcaagagcatcatcatcatcatcgctggaAGGGCCAGAGATCGTCGTGGACGAGGAAGAATCCCGTTGCTCGCGTGCGCCGGCAGGGGAGGACCAGCCTCGCAGCAGGAGGAGCGGGACCCTGCAGTCTCTGATACGGGCGGAGGCGGCCGGCAGGAGGAGGTGCCTTCCTCTGCCGGTGGAGGACGACAGGGCTGCTGCTGCCACGGGCGGCTCCGTCAGCGGCAGGCTGAAGCCGGCCAACCTGCTGATGCGCCTCATGGCCTGCGGGCCGAGCCACCCCGGCGGCTTCGGCTTGGTGCAGACCTCGTCGTCGTACAAGCCGTGTTTCCCGCAGCTCGAGTACCCGTCGTCTCCGGAGCTGTCTCCTCTCGGCGCGCTCAAGCCTGCAGAAAATTGCAGCGGGCGCCTGCTCGACGGCGCACTTAAACGCTCTTCTTCTTCGTCGCGCAGTCACCAGGAAGG AGTTACTTGCGAAGAAGAAGAAGCGTGGCCGAAGGGGTTTAACAACAACCTGCCGAAGAGGACGAGCGATCCGCCGTCGGGGAGGACGGCCTCTTGTTCAAAGGCGGTGTCGTTCCGGGACGAGTAG
- the LOC123095560 gene encoding protein SOSEKI 3 isoform X3 produces MCPMQAAGSRQGLIYKRAWSLLNPELAREDQAQQYLIVSDNLSRSSSRRRLIRLYTQPYMSLEDPRSAMEGRARRRASPSGMRTKAVRVEPEPQPTRRHQPGTRVAVVYYLCRNHHLEHPHFMEVPLASPQGLYLRDVIGRLDALRGKGMAAKYSWSCKRSYKTGFVWHDLSADDLLLPTQGTEYVLKGSELPFDHSKPLPMPDHQQNNAVCAKVQPCKPARQQDSPPSPGSSNQGWTSKSPSPTPTTYPAVPVIKEEVPPPPPSPRPPTATTRAAVVPAMKDVAVPPRLPQLVSPSTPSASTIGDEEQCRIPPHSGSSSNSSPKTSMASSDTSSPSPPKPAAAGSDAATQTDDKARWDDVKLQHRQGTARASSSSSLEGPEIVVDEEESRCSRAPAGEDQPRSRRSGTLQSLIRAEAAGRRRCLPLPVEDDRAAAATGGSVSGRLKPANLLMRLMACGPSHPGGFGLVQTSSSYKPCFPQLEYPSSPELSPLGALKPAENCSGRLLDGALKRSSSSSRSHQEGVTCEEEEAWPKGFNNNLPKRTSDPPSGRTASCSKAVSFRDE; encoded by the exons ATGTGCCCCAT GCAGGCAGCAGGCAGCAGGCAGGGCCTCATATACAAAAGGGCTTGGTCTCTTCTCAACCCAGAGCTAGCCAGGGAAGACCAAGCACAGCAATACCTGATAGTGAGTGATAATCTTTCCagaagcagcagcagaagaag GTTGATCAGACTGTACACACAACCATACATGTCGTTGGAGGATCCACGGAGCGCGAtggaggggagggcgaggaggcgCGCCAGCCCGTCCGGGATGCGCACCAAGGCAGTCAGGGTGGAGCCGGAGCCACAACCCACCAGGAGGCACCAGCCAGGGACGAGGGTGGCGGTGGTCTACTACCTGTGCCGGAACCACCACCTGGAGCACCCGCACTTCATGGAGGTGCCACTCGCCTCCCCACAAGGCCTCTACCTGCGAG ATGTGATTGGCCGGCTGGACGCCCTGAGAGGGAAGGGCATGGCCGCCAAGTATTCCTGGTCCTGCAAGAG GAGCTACAAGACTGGATTCGTGTGGCACGACCTTTCCGCGGATGATCTGCTGCTGCCCACGCAAGGAACAGAGTACGTCCTCAAGGGCTCCGAGCTCCCATTCGACCACTCAAAGCCTCTGCCAATGCCGG ATCATCAGCAGAACAATGCAGTATGTGCAAAGGTTCAGCCCTGCAAGCCGGCTCGACAACAAGACTCGCCTCCTTCTCCTGGATCGTCAAACCAAGGGTGGACTTCCAAGTCTCCGTCTCCTACTCCTACAACTTACCCTGCAGTTCCAGTCATCAAAGAGGAAgtaccaccgccgccgccgtcaccacgGCCACCAACAGCAACAACTCGTGCTGCTGTTGTTCCAGCCATGAAAGATGTCGCAGTGCCACCGCGACTTCCCCAGCTGGTCTCGCCGTCCACACCGTCTGCCTCCACCATTGGGGACGAAGAGCAATGCAGAATACCACCGCATTCAGGCTCCTCGAGCAACTCGTCGCCCAAGACAAGCATGGCTTCCTCAGACACAAGCTCACCCAGCCCCCCCAAACCCGCAGCGGCAGGGAGCGACGCGGCCACACAGACGGATGATAAAGCGCGGTGGGACGACGTGAAGCTGCAACACAGACAGGGAACagcaagagcatcatcatcatcatcgctggaAGGGCCAGAGATCGTCGTGGACGAGGAAGAATCCCGTTGCTCGCGTGCGCCGGCAGGGGAGGACCAGCCTCGCAGCAGGAGGAGCGGGACCCTGCAGTCTCTGATACGGGCGGAGGCGGCCGGCAGGAGGAGGTGCCTTCCTCTGCCGGTGGAGGACGACAGGGCTGCTGCTGCCACGGGCGGCTCCGTCAGCGGCAGGCTGAAGCCGGCCAACCTGCTGATGCGCCTCATGGCCTGCGGGCCGAGCCACCCCGGCGGCTTCGGCTTGGTGCAGACCTCGTCGTCGTACAAGCCGTGTTTCCCGCAGCTCGAGTACCCGTCGTCTCCGGAGCTGTCTCCTCTCGGCGCGCTCAAGCCTGCAGAAAATTGCAGCGGGCGCCTGCTCGACGGCGCACTTAAACGCTCTTCTTCTTCGTCGCGCAGTCACCAGGAAGG AGTTACTTGCGAAGAAGAAGAAGCGTGGCCGAAGGGGTTTAACAACAACCTGCCGAAGAGGACGAGCGATCCGCCGTCGGGGAGGACGGCCTCTTGTTCAAAGGCGGTGTCGTTCCGGGACGAGTAG
- the LOC123095558 gene encoding spidroin-2, translating into MGSRYEVEVTVGSARDLKNVNWRNGGLKPYAVLWIDAGARCSTRVDLDNGDNPSWDEKVVVPLPPASRLEDAVLYIDVVHANAAEGVKPLVGSARLPLRDVVDDAGVGGKVSRNLRLKRPSGRPQGKLDVRVAVKEPARYYDSNVPGGYPAPAGYGSSRDAYGGGYGAGAGAYGAAAGAGGYGAYAAAAPPSGYPGYGSTAPPPQAAAAPYGAAPPPYGAAPPTQGAGGYGSSVQPAYGAAPPTQGAGGYGSSAQPAYGGAQPGQAAGYGGTTGVGLDQSGGKTKKKGMGMAGGLAVGAAAGVLGGLALAGGASYVEHKIEDHVTERVEEDMYRGGGYDDYGGDDDY; encoded by the coding sequence ATGGGCTCGCGGTACGAGGTGGAGGTGACCGTGGGCTCCGCCCGCGACCTGAAGAACGTCAACTGGCGCAACGGCGGCCTCAAGCCCTACGCCGTGCTCTGGATCGACGCCGGCGCGCGCTGCTCCACCCGCGTCGACCTCGACAACGGCGACAACCCCAGCTGGGACGAGAAGGTCGTCGTCCCGCTGCCCCCCGCCAGCCGCCTGGAGGACGCCGTGCTCTACATCGACGTCGTCCACGCCAACGCCGCCGAGGGTGTCAAGCCGCTCGTCGGCTCGGCACGGCTGCCTCTCCGCGACGTCGTCGACGACGCCGGCGTCGGGGGCAAGGTGTCGAGGAATTTGAGGCTGAAGCGGCCCTCCGGGCGGCCCCAGGGGAAGCTTGACGTCCGCGTCGCCGTCAAGGAGCCGGCCAGGTACTACGACTCCAACGTCCCTGGTGGCTACCCGGCGCCCGCCGGCTACGGCTCCTCCCGGGATGCGTACGGTGGTGGGTATGGTGCCGGAGCTGGCGCGTACGGCGCTGCTGCTGGGGCTGGAGGCTACGGCGCATACGCGGCCGCGGCGCCTCCGTCGGGGTACCCGGGCTACGGCTCCACCGCGCCGCCTCCCCAGGCTGCCGCAGCACCGTACGGCGCCGCTCCACCGCCCTACGGCGCCGCGCCCCCGACCCAGGGAGCGGGCGGGTACGGCTCCTCTGTTCAGCCGGCATACGGCGCCGCGCCCCCGACCCAGGGAGCGGGCGGGTACGGCTCCTCTGCTCAGCCGGCGTACGGCGGCGCGCAGCCGGGTCAGGCGGCGGGGTACGGTGGCACGACGGGCGTGGGCCTGGACCAGAGCGGcgggaagacgaagaagaaggggaTGGGGATGGCTGGCGGGCTGGcggtgggcgcggcggcgggcgtgcTGGGCGGGCTGGCGCTGGCGGGCGGGGCGAGCTACGTGGAGCACAAGATCGAGGACCACGTGACGGAGCGCGTGGAGGAGGACATGTACCGCGGCGGTGGGTACGACGACTACGGCGGCGACGACGACTACTAG
- the LOC123099285 gene encoding uncharacterized protein At1g76660, translated as MQQARAAAGEDSSSSSSAHTVNAAAVVLAAAARSSDGLRPQLHHHHLHGHDHDPSAAATKKRWWSRLSSTLCFRPHFHAHPRRVIADAYADGDTPPRPLAAASHTASASAYVHQAPPAHPVFAFAAPPSSPASSLFQSEAPSPVLLDLHGTAGSSPGMFAVGPYARGPQQLVSPPVLYSALTTEPSTAPRTPPATTGPSSPEVPFARFVDDGGHELLFHHAAYQLRQQGRPLVSPEPGSPSSPRLFRKLHRRSQQGSLLDGHVPVASSREGADARDVDDEEEEDEVPDSAGEFVFGHADDRGAAPEEDIDGKNWHFFPMATGEQHAKI; from the exons ATGCAACAGGCAAGGGCAGCGGCAGGggaggacagcagcagcagcagcagcgcgcacACGGTGAACGCAGCCGCCGTCGTTCTGGCCGCCGCCGCGCGGAGCAGCGACGGCCTGCGCccccagctccaccaccaccatctccacggCCACGACCACGACCCCTCCGCCGCCGCTACG AAGAAACGGTGGTGGTCGCGGCTGTCGTCCACGCTCTGCTTCCGCCCGCACTTCCACGCCCACCCGCGCCGCGTCATCGCCGATGCCTACGCAGACGGAGACACGCCGCCACGCCCGCTCGCCGCAGCATCCCACACGGCATCAGCATCGGCTTACGTCCACCAGGCCCCGCCTGCCCACCCGGTCTTCGCCTTCGccgcgccgccctcgtcgccggcctcctcgcTCTTCCAGTCGGAGGCGCCATCACCGGTCCTCCTCGACCTCCACGGCACCGCCGGCAGCTCGCCCGGCATGTTCGCCGTGGGGCCCTACGCGCGCGGGCCGCAGCAGCTGGTGTCGCCCCCCGTGCTCTACTCCGCGCTCACCACCGAGCCCTCCACCGCGCCGCGCACGCCCCCGGCCACCACGGGCCCCTCCTCCCCCGAGGTCCCCTTCGCGCGCTTCGTCGACGACGGCGGGCACGAGCTGCTGTTCCACCACGCCGCGTACCAGCTGCGGCAGCAGGGGAGACCCCTCGTCTCGCCGGAGCCGGGGTCCCCTTCGTCGCCGAGGCTGTTCCGGAAGCTGCACCGGCGCAGCCAGCAGGGCTCGCTTCTCGACGGCCACGTCCCCGTCGCCTCCTCGCGTGAGGGCGCCGACGCCAGGGACgtagacgatgaggaggaggaggacgaggtgcccGATAGCGCCGGGGAGTTCGTGTTCGGCCATGCCGACGACCGTGGCGCCGCGCCGGAGGAGGACATAGACGGCAAGAACTGGCATTTCTTCCCCATGGCCACGGGTGAGCAGCACGCTAAGATCTAA
- the LOC123095560 gene encoding protein SOSEKI 3 isoform X4 encodes MSLEDPRSAMEGRARRRASPSGMRTKAVRVEPEPQPTRRHQPGTRVAVVYYLCRNHHLEHPHFMEVPLASPQGLYLRDVIGRLDALRGKGMAAKYSWSCKRSYKTGFVWHDLSADDLLLPTQGTEYVLKGSELPFDHSKPLPMPDHQQNNAVCAKVQPCKPARQQDSPPSPGSSNQGWTSKSPSPTPTTYPAVPVIKEEVPPPPPSPRPPTATTRAAVVPAMKDVAVPPRLPQLVSPSTPSASTIGDEEQCRIPPHSGSSSNSSPKTSMASSDTSSPSPPKPAAAGSDAATQTDDKARWDDVKLQHRQGTARASSSSSLEGPEIVVDEEESRCSRAPAGEDQPRSRRSGTLQSLIRAEAAGRRRCLPLPVEDDRAAAATGGSVSGRLKPANLLMRLMACGPSHPGGFGLVQTSSSYKPCFPQLEYPSSPELSPLGALKPAENCSGRLLDGALKRSSSSSRSHQEGVTCEEEEAWPKGFNNNLPKRTSDPPSGRTASCSKAVSFRDE; translated from the exons ATGTCGTTGGAGGATCCACGGAGCGCGAtggaggggagggcgaggaggcgCGCCAGCCCGTCCGGGATGCGCACCAAGGCAGTCAGGGTGGAGCCGGAGCCACAACCCACCAGGAGGCACCAGCCAGGGACGAGGGTGGCGGTGGTCTACTACCTGTGCCGGAACCACCACCTGGAGCACCCGCACTTCATGGAGGTGCCACTCGCCTCCCCACAAGGCCTCTACCTGCGAG ATGTGATTGGCCGGCTGGACGCCCTGAGAGGGAAGGGCATGGCCGCCAAGTATTCCTGGTCCTGCAAGAG GAGCTACAAGACTGGATTCGTGTGGCACGACCTTTCCGCGGATGATCTGCTGCTGCCCACGCAAGGAACAGAGTACGTCCTCAAGGGCTCCGAGCTCCCATTCGACCACTCAAAGCCTCTGCCAATGCCGG ATCATCAGCAGAACAATGCAGTATGTGCAAAGGTTCAGCCCTGCAAGCCGGCTCGACAACAAGACTCGCCTCCTTCTCCTGGATCGTCAAACCAAGGGTGGACTTCCAAGTCTCCGTCTCCTACTCCTACAACTTACCCTGCAGTTCCAGTCATCAAAGAGGAAgtaccaccgccgccgccgtcaccacgGCCACCAACAGCAACAACTCGTGCTGCTGTTGTTCCAGCCATGAAAGATGTCGCAGTGCCACCGCGACTTCCCCAGCTGGTCTCGCCGTCCACACCGTCTGCCTCCACCATTGGGGACGAAGAGCAATGCAGAATACCACCGCATTCAGGCTCCTCGAGCAACTCGTCGCCCAAGACAAGCATGGCTTCCTCAGACACAAGCTCACCCAGCCCCCCCAAACCCGCAGCGGCAGGGAGCGACGCGGCCACACAGACGGATGATAAAGCGCGGTGGGACGACGTGAAGCTGCAACACAGACAGGGAACagcaagagcatcatcatcatcatcgctggaAGGGCCAGAGATCGTCGTGGACGAGGAAGAATCCCGTTGCTCGCGTGCGCCGGCAGGGGAGGACCAGCCTCGCAGCAGGAGGAGCGGGACCCTGCAGTCTCTGATACGGGCGGAGGCGGCCGGCAGGAGGAGGTGCCTTCCTCTGCCGGTGGAGGACGACAGGGCTGCTGCTGCCACGGGCGGCTCCGTCAGCGGCAGGCTGAAGCCGGCCAACCTGCTGATGCGCCTCATGGCCTGCGGGCCGAGCCACCCCGGCGGCTTCGGCTTGGTGCAGACCTCGTCGTCGTACAAGCCGTGTTTCCCGCAGCTCGAGTACCCGTCGTCTCCGGAGCTGTCTCCTCTCGGCGCGCTCAAGCCTGCAGAAAATTGCAGCGGGCGCCTGCTCGACGGCGCACTTAAACGCTCTTCTTCTTCGTCGCGCAGTCACCAGGAAGG AGTTACTTGCGAAGAAGAAGAAGCGTGGCCGAAGGGGTTTAACAACAACCTGCCGAAGAGGACGAGCGATCCGCCGTCGGGGAGGACGGCCTCTTGTTCAAAGGCGGTGTCGTTCCGGGACGAGTAG
- the LOC123095556 gene encoding AT-hook motif nuclear-localized protein 20 has protein sequence MANRWWDEGRLTEAPPSSGLAGNHNHQQQLEDAMAAPKVDGESNHSGGGSGQEQDDEPKEGAVVVPANRRPRGRPPGSKNKPKPPIFVTRDSPNALRSHVMEVAGGADVAESIAHFSRRRQRGVCVLSGAGTVADVALRQPSAPGAVVALRGRFEILSLTGTFLPGPSPPGSTGLTVYLAGGQGQVVGGSVVGALTAAGPVMVIASTFANATYERLPLDDAEEDHHQLDATRRHGAPGAGAPLPPMMAGDPSAAGMPMYGVPPNLMPGGGGHAAPEWAAHVRPPY, from the coding sequence ATGGCCAACAGGTGGTGGGACGAAGGCCGGCTGACGGAGGCGCCGCCTTCATCAGGCCTCGCCGGCAACCACAACCACCAGCAGCAGCTGGAGGACGCCATGGCGGCTCCCAAGGTGGACGGGGAGAGCAACCACAGCGGCGGAGGGAGCGGGCAGGAGCAGGACGACGAGCCCAAGGAGGGCGCGGTGGTGGTGCCGGCCAACCGGCGCCCGCGCGGCCGCCCCCCGGGCTCCAAGAACAAACCCAAGCCGCCCATCTTCGTCACGCGCGACAGCCCCAACGCGCTGCGCAGCCACGTCATGGAGGTGGCCGGCGGCGCCGACGTCGCCGAGTCCATCGCGCACTTCTCCCGCCGCAGGCAGCGCGGCGTCTGCGTGCTCAGCGGCGCCGGCACCGTCGCCGACGTCGCCCTGCGCCAGCCCTCCGCCCCCGGCGCCGTCGTCGCGCTCCGCGGCCGCTTCGAGATACTCTCCCTCACCGGCACCTTCCTCCCCGGGCCCTCGCCGCCCGGGTCCACGGGCCTCACCGTCTACCTCGCAGGCGGACAGGGGCAGGTGGTCGGGGGCAGCGTCGTGGGCGCGCTCACCGCCGCCGGGCCCGTCATGGTGATCGCGTCCACCTTCGCCAACGCCACGTACGAGCGGCTGCCGCTGGACGACGCCGAGGAGGATCACCATCAGCTCGACGCCACCCGCAGGCACGGCGCCCCCGGCGCTGGTGCTCCACTTCCTCCGATGATGGCCGGCGACCCCTCCGCCGCGGGGATGCCGATGTACGGCGTGCCGCCGAACCTGATGCCGGGAGGTGGCGGGCACGCGGCGCCGGAATGGGCGGCGCATGTACGGCCGCCCTACTAG